ATGAGCGTGGGCTGCGCGATGCTTTTTAGGTAAGCAAAGCGCTCACCCGGATGGGCTCCCCACTCGCCAACGGCTGCGATCTGTGCCGGTGCTACCTTTTCGCTGATTGCGGCGTCACGGTCTTTGGTACGTGAGAGATAACGCTTCAGGAATTCCCGTCCGGCTGCCTGGCTTTTCTCTGAATCTGTGAAGAACACCTTGAGCCACATGTTTTCCGGCGGATTGTAGGAAGCGCCAAACACGCTGGCCGTCTCCGGCGTAATGTATCCCGTACCGTTGCCGGCGTCCTGGTTTCGCGGCGCCGTCCCAATAAGGATGAGCTTGCGCACGAGTTCGGGACGGTCCACCACGATTTGCTGCGCTACCATGCCACCGATTGAAAAACCAAGAAGGTCAACCTGCGTCATGCCAAGGGCATCGATGAAGAGCTCAGCGTTCTTCGCCATCCCGGCAAAGGTCGAGGGAACTTCGCCCGTCGAACTGGCGATGCCGGCGTTGTTGAAGATGATGACCTCGCGCTCACGAGCGAGTCCATCCAGAACCGCAGGGTCCCAGTTATCCAGATTGCCGGTGAAGTGTTGGTTGAAGACAAGAGGAAGATTGCCCTTCTTGCCCCAGCGGCGGTATGCGAAACGGATGCCATTTGTTTCGACGAACCGGGTAGGAACGGTGATCGCTGTACCTTCTGATCCATTGTCGCTGCTAGAACC
This genomic stretch from Granulicella arctica harbors:
- a CDS encoding alpha/beta fold hydrolase translates to MQNLDFSADSRSAVSRRGFVFGSAAVAAASLAGGKSFAESSGSSSDNGSEGTAITVPTRFVETNGIRFAYRRWGKKGNLPLVFNQHFTGNLDNWDPAVLDGLAREREVIIFNNAGIASSTGEVPSTFAGMAKNAELFIDALGMTQVDLLGFSIGGMVAQQIVVDRPELVRKLILIGTAPRNQDAGNGTGYITPETASVFGASYNPPENMWLKVFFTDSEKSQAAGREFLKRYLSRTKDRDAAISEKVAPAQIAAVGEWGAHPGERFAYLKSIAQPTLIVSGNHDVIVYTVNSLHLVQNLPNAKLILYPDANHGSWYEYHDDFIFEANRFLNA